The following coding sequences are from one Cervus canadensis isolate Bull #8, Minnesota chromosome 4, ASM1932006v1, whole genome shotgun sequence window:
- the MYDGF gene encoding myeloid-derived growth factor, with product MAAPSGRRNGSGGANLWVSLLLAAVALRPVEAVSEPTTVAFDVRPGGVVHSFSQNVGPGDKYTCVFTYASQGGTNEKWQMSLGTSEDHQHFTCTIWRPQGKSYLYFTQFKAEVRGAEIEYGMAYSKAAFEKESDVPLKNEEFEVTKTAVSHRPGAFKAELSKLVIVAKATRSEL from the exons ATGGCAGCGCCCAGCGGAAGAAGGAATGGCAGCGGCGGCGCGAACTTGTGGGTCTCGTTGCTCCTGGCGGCCGTGGCGCTGAGGCCGGTGGAGGCGGTGTCCGAGCCCACGACGGTGGCGTTTGACGTGCGGCCTGGCGGCGTGGTGCATTCTTTCTCCCAGAACGTGGGCCCTGGG GACAAATATACCTGTGTGTTCACCTATGCATCTCAAGGAGGGACCAATGAG AAGTGGCAGATGAGTCTGGGGACCAGCGAAGACCACCAGCACTTTACCTGCACCATCTGGAG GCCCCAGGGCAAGTCCTACCTGTACTTCACACAGTTCAAGGCAGAGGTGCGGGGTGCCGAGATCGAGTACGGCATGGCCTAC TCGAAAGCTGCTTTTGAGAAAGAGAGCGACGTTCCCCTGAAAAATGAGGAGTTTGAGGTGACCAAAACAGCAG TGTCCCACAGGCCTGGGGCCTTCAAGGCTGAGCTGTCCAAGCTGGTGATCGTGGCCAAGGCAACACGCAGCGAACTGTGA
- the TNFAIP8L1 gene encoding tumor necrosis factor alpha-induced protein 8-like protein 1, giving the protein MDTFSTKSLALQAQKKLLSKMASRAVASAFIDDTSSEVLDELYRATKEFTRSRKEAQKLVKNLVKVAVKLGVLLRAGQLGAEELARLQRLRQQARRLAMTAVSFHQVDFTFDRRVLAAALLECRDLLHQAAGAHLTAKSHGRINHVFGHLADCDFLAALYSPVEPYRSHLRRICDGLTRMLDEDSI; this is encoded by the coding sequence ATGGACACCTTCAGCACCAAGAGCCTGGCCCTCCAGGCCCAGAAGAAGCTCCTGAGCAAGATGGCCTCCCGGGCAGTGGCGTCCGCCTTCATCGACGACACCAGCAGCGAGGTGCTGGACGAGCTGTACCGCGCCACCAAGGAGTTCACCCGCAGCCGCAAGGAGGCCCAGAAGCTGGTCAAGAACCTGGTCAAGGTGGCAGTGAAGCTGGGCGTTCTGCTGCGCGCCGGGCAGCTGGGCGCCGAGGAGCTGGCGCGGCTACAGCGCTTGCGGCAGCAGGCGCGCCGTCTGGCCATGACTGCTGTCAGCTTCCACCAGGTGGACTTCACCTTCGACAGGCGCGTGCTGGCCGCCGCCCTGCTTGAGTGCCGGGACCTGCTGCACCAGGCGGCTGGCGCACACCTAACCGCCAAGTCCCACGGCCGCATCAACCACGTGTTCGGCCACCTGGCCGACTGCGACTTCCTGGCGGCCCTCTACAGCCCCGTGGAGCCCTACCGCTCCCACCTGCGCCGGATCTGCGACGGCCTCACCCGGATGCTGGATGAGGACAGCATATGA